In Anaerolineales bacterium, a genomic segment contains:
- the rpsK gene encoding 30S ribosomal protein S11: MGRPQQPQQGGRRASRRAAPKKVRKNIPYGQAHIHATFNNTIVSITDQQGNVIAWASAGTSGFKGSRKSTPYAARVAAQQASESARDQGMQEIDVFVKGPGPGREAAIRAIQASGVRVRSIMDVTPVPHNGVRPPKKRRV; encoded by the coding sequence ATGGGGAGACCCCAACAGCCGCAGCAGGGTGGGCGCCGTGCCTCACGCCGCGCTGCGCCGAAAAAGGTCAGGAAGAATATCCCTTACGGGCAGGCGCATATCCATGCCACCTTCAATAACACGATTGTCTCAATCACCGACCAACAGGGGAATGTGATTGCTTGGGCAAGCGCTGGCACATCGGGCTTTAAGGGCAGCCGTAAAAGCACGCCCTATGCCGCTCGTGTCGCTGCTCAACAGGCATCTGAGTCCGCTCGTGATCAGGGGATGCAAGAGATTGATGTGTTTGTGAAGGGTCCCGGACCCGGGCGGGAAGCCGCTATTCGTGCCATTCAAGCGAGTGGCGTTCGCGTTCGCTCCATCATGGATGTGACGCCCGTCCCTCATAACGGCGTGCGCCCTCCGAAGAAGCGCCGCGTCTGA
- the rpsM gene encoding 30S ribosomal protein S13: MARIEGVDLPRDKRIEVALTYIYGVGRPRSREILEATRVDANKRVRELSEQEVSLLRDAISNYRVEGELRREVELNRKRLIDIGSYRGLRHRRNLPVRGQRTKTNSRTRKGIKKTVAGRGRRRGAKKK, from the coding sequence ATGGCTCGTATTGAGGGTGTTGACCTCCCCCGTGACAAGCGGATCGAAGTGGCGCTGACCTACATTTATGGGGTTGGTCGTCCGCGCAGCCGCGAAATTTTGGAAGCGACCCGCGTTGACGCCAACAAGCGCGTCCGCGAATTGTCTGAGCAGGAAGTATCCTTGCTCCGTGATGCGATCAGCAACTACCGCGTTGAAGGGGAACTTCGCCGCGAGGTGGAGCTAAACCGCAAGCGTCTGATCGACATCGGCAGCTATCGCGGTCTGCGCCACCGCCGGAATCTTCCGGTGCGTGGGCAGCGCACCAAGACGAATTCACGCACCCGCAAGGGCATCAAAAAGACCGTTGCTGGGCGTGGGCGTCGTCGTGGGGCGAAGAAGAAGTAA
- the map gene encoding type I methionyl aminopeptidase, which yields MIHLKTPEELVTMREAGRIVARTHAALKEAIKPGVTTAALNKIADDLIRRYGAVPTFLGYPPGGDHPFPGAICASINNELVHGIPSETRILEEGDLLSVDVGATYKGFVGDAAFTVGVGKISPEAQRLIDVAEEALWTGIRKSRVGVETRDVSMAIQAVAEKHGVGIVREYTGHGVGHTMHEDPQVPNWWPRGRKQRKWQSYALRPGMTFALEPMFCLGSPITRLLNDHWTVIIADKTLAVHVEHTIAVTEDEPLVLTLP from the coding sequence ATGATCCACCTGAAAACACCGGAAGAACTCGTGACGATGCGTGAGGCGGGGCGCATTGTCGCCCGCACCCACGCCGCCCTCAAAGAGGCAATCAAGCCCGGTGTGACAACAGCTGCACTGAACAAGATTGCCGATGATCTGATCCGCCGGTATGGGGCAGTTCCCACCTTCCTCGGCTACCCGCCGGGGGGCGACCATCCTTTCCCGGGGGCAATCTGCGCCAGCATCAACAACGAGTTGGTGCATGGTATCCCTAGCGAGACTCGCATTCTGGAGGAGGGCGATCTTCTCAGTGTGGATGTGGGAGCAACCTACAAAGGGTTTGTTGGGGATGCCGCCTTCACCGTTGGGGTGGGGAAGATCAGCCCAGAGGCACAGCGCTTGATCGATGTTGCCGAAGAAGCGTTGTGGACGGGCATTCGGAAATCGCGGGTGGGGGTGGAAACCCGTGATGTCTCCATGGCAATTCAGGCAGTTGCCGAAAAACATGGGGTGGGGATTGTTCGCGAATACACAGGGCATGGTGTGGGGCATACCATGCACGAAGACCCCCAAGTCCCAAACTGGTGGCCCAGAGGGCGTAAACAGCGAAAATGGCAGAGTTACGCCCTGCGTCCCGGTATGACCTTTGCCCTAGAGCCGATGTTTTGCTTGGGCAGCCCCATAACCCGCCTTTTGAATGACCACTGGACGGTGATCATCGCTGATAAGACCTTAGCGGTGCATGTGGAGCATACGATTGCCGTCACCGAGGACGAACCGCTTGTTTTAACCTTGCCCTGA
- a CDS encoding adenylate kinase: MATYIAFMGVQGAGKGTQAPLLSEKYGLPHVTTGGLFRAMKALDTPLARQIQDTMNAGQLVSDEITIQVVRDRLKQPDAANGVIFDGFPRTLPQAEALDSLLAEMGGKVNFAPFLSLDRTEAIERIASRWECTKDSSHVYNVRTNPPKVAGICDTDGAALRQRPDDTPEAAAKRIDTFYKDTMPLIDFYRAKGVLVEIDGGQSIEAVTAALIAALDKVK, translated from the coding sequence ATGGCGACGTATATTGCCTTCATGGGGGTACAAGGGGCGGGAAAAGGCACACAAGCGCCGCTTCTCTCGGAAAAATATGGGCTGCCCCATGTGACCACAGGCGGTTTGTTTCGGGCGATGAAAGCCCTTGATACGCCGCTTGCTCGTCAGATTCAAGACACGATGAACGCTGGACAATTGGTGTCCGATGAAATCACCATCCAAGTGGTTCGGGATCGCCTGAAACAGCCAGACGCAGCCAATGGGGTGATCTTTGATGGGTTTCCACGTACCTTGCCCCAAGCAGAGGCACTGGATAGCCTTTTGGCAGAGATGGGGGGCAAGGTCAACTTTGCTCCTTTCCTCTCGCTGGATCGGACGGAGGCAATTGAGCGGATTGCCTCGCGGTGGGAATGTACAAAAGACTCGTCGCATGTTTACAATGTTCGTACCAACCCCCCAAAGGTTGCCGGTATCTGTGACACAGACGGCGCAGCGCTGCGCCAGCGCCCCGACGACACACCGGAAGCCGCCGCAAAGCGGATCGATACCTTCTACAAAGATACCATGCCTCTGATCGATTTTTATCGAGCAAAGGGTGTCCTTGTGGAGATTGACGGCGGGCAATCGATTGAGGCAGTGACGGCAGCGCTGATTGCTGCTCTGGACAAAGTGAAGTAG
- the secY gene encoding preprotein translocase subunit SecY codes for MLDAVRNAVRLPQLRRKILFTAFILLIYQFATHIPVPGVSRAALNSITSEGAGAGFIQVLNLLSGGAVTSFSVLANGVYPFITAQIILQLLTGVIPRLEQISKEPGGQEKLNQLTYYLAIPMGLLQAVGQINIMQSFTTSPIIPGYSTDFLLTVQVLATMTAGTMFAIWMGNLITDDGIGNGISMIIFGGIVAQVPRSFGILLSDPEWWLFNIAAFIGITLFTVIAIVIIQEGTRRIPVQYGKRVRGNKQYGGGSTHIPLKVNAVGMIPLIFAQAIVTFPAVLAGIFIPNTPFGNWVRDTFGTRQGGWYWVLEFLLVVAFTYFYTDVMIQQQNLSENLQRQGGFIPGIRPGKTTQAYINRVTRRITFAGALFLGIAAITPGIWQVVDQILTGRSGLGSTNNPALVISSAGLIIVVGVVIDTMRQLESQLVMRNYDSFMK; via the coding sequence TTGTTGGACGCCGTGCGCAACGCGGTTCGCTTGCCCCAACTGCGGCGGAAGATTTTGTTCACCGCCTTCATCCTGCTGATCTATCAGTTCGCTACGCATATCCCCGTGCCGGGGGTCAGCCGTGCCGCGCTGAACAGCATCACCTCGGAAGGTGCGGGTGCGGGCTTTATTCAGGTATTGAACCTGCTTTCTGGCGGTGCGGTCACTTCGTTCAGCGTCTTGGCGAACGGTGTTTACCCGTTCATCACCGCCCAGATCATCCTGCAACTGCTGACGGGGGTCATTCCTCGCTTGGAGCAAATTTCCAAAGAACCGGGCGGTCAGGAAAAGTTGAATCAGCTTACCTACTATTTGGCAATCCCTATGGGGCTGCTGCAAGCGGTAGGGCAGATCAACATCATGCAGAGTTTTACCACCTCCCCGATCATCCCCGGCTACAGTACGGATTTCCTGCTGACGGTACAAGTCTTGGCAACGATGACCGCCGGGACGATGTTTGCCATTTGGATGGGCAACCTGATCACCGACGACGGCATTGGAAATGGGATTTCGATGATCATCTTCGGCGGCATCGTCGCCCAAGTGCCGCGTAGTTTCGGCATCCTTCTGAGCGACCCCGAATGGTGGCTGTTCAATATTGCTGCCTTCATTGGCATCACCCTTTTCACAGTGATTGCTATCGTCATTATTCAGGAAGGCACTCGGCGCATCCCTGTCCAGTATGGGAAGCGTGTCCGGGGAAACAAACAGTATGGCGGCGGCTCAACGCATATCCCGCTCAAAGTGAACGCCGTCGGGATGATCCCGCTCATTTTCGCCCAAGCGATTGTGACGTTTCCGGCCGTGCTGGCAGGGATTTTCATCCCGAACACCCCCTTTGGGAATTGGGTACGCGATACCTTTGGGACACGGCAAGGCGGCTGGTATTGGGTCTTGGAGTTCTTGCTGGTCGTTGCCTTCACCTACTTCTATACCGATGTGATGATCCAGCAGCAAAACCTCTCGGAGAACTTGCAGCGGCAAGGTGGCTTTATCCCCGGTATTCGTCCGGGCAAGACGACGCAGGCGTATATCAACCGCGTCACTCGACGGATCACCTTCGCCGGAGCGCTTTTCTTGGGGATTGCAGCTATCACACCGGGCATTTGGCAAGTCGTTGATCAGATTCTTACCGGACGAAGCGGCTTGGGAAGTACAAACAACCCTGCCCTCGTCATTAGCTCTGCCGGATTGATCATCGTGGTGGGGGTTGTCATTGACACCATGCGCCAACTCGAATCGCAGCTTGTCATGCGTAATTACGACAGCTTCATGAAGTAG
- the rplO gene encoding 50S ribosomal protein L15: MKLTDLKPDPGSRKRRRRVGRGISAGQGKTAGRGTKGQAARTGGVKAPYFEGGQLPLVRRLPFKRGFTNIFKIYYQVVNVGILNEAFSAGETVTPDTLVTKGLIKDTDKPIVILGEGDLTLKLAVSAHRFSGSAKEKIEKAGGSVAVIDLAVRGAFATVKKQRKPKPTQKS; the protein is encoded by the coding sequence ATGAAACTCACTGATTTGAAACCCGATCCCGGGTCGCGCAAGCGCCGCCGCCGCGTTGGACGCGGGATTTCGGCGGGGCAAGGCAAGACTGCCGGACGTGGGACAAAAGGGCAAGCAGCCCGTACTGGTGGGGTGAAAGCCCCATACTTTGAAGGGGGGCAACTGCCCCTTGTGCGCCGCTTGCCCTTCAAGCGCGGCTTCACAAACATCTTCAAGATTTACTATCAGGTTGTCAATGTGGGCATCTTGAACGAGGCGTTCAGCGCTGGCGAGACGGTGACCCCTGACACCCTTGTGACGAAGGGGCTGATCAAAGATACCGACAAGCCCATTGTCATTTTGGGTGAAGGCGATCTAACGCTGAAACTTGCGGTCAGCGCCCACCGCTTCAGCGGCAGCGCTAAGGAAAAGATCGAGAAGGCGGGGGGCTCTGTGGCGGTGATTGACCTCGCCGTGCGCGGGGCGTTCGCTACGGTCAAAAAGCAGCGCAAGCCCAAGCCGACCCAAAAATCCTAA
- the rpmD gene encoding 50S ribosomal protein L30, with the protein MAEKKLRVTLVKSPIGNPMRQKQTVKALGFRKINETIVQPDNASVRGMIFKVSHLLKVEEITE; encoded by the coding sequence ATGGCTGAGAAGAAACTCCGCGTGACGCTGGTCAAAAGTCCTATCGGCAACCCGATGCGCCAGAAACAAACTGTGAAGGCGCTCGGTTTCCGCAAGATTAACGAGACCATCGTCCAACCGGATAACGCCTCGGTGCGAGGCATGATCTTCAAGGTGAGCCACCTGCTCAAAGTCGAGGAGATCACCGAATGA
- the rpsE gene encoding 30S ribosomal protein S5 yields the protein MAKRERESRREREREEDREELDERVVDISRVAKVVKGGRRFAFRTVVIVGDNKGRVGIGVGKSRGVPDSIRKGTDSARKKMLRVSLVGTTIPHAVTAKFGGAIVMLRPATPGTGVIAGGGVRAVLEAVGVRDILSKSQGSNNTLNVAYATFMALQQLRSAEEIARMRGKSVEETKPFFLRRSKD from the coding sequence ATGGCGAAACGGGAGCGCGAATCGCGCCGTGAACGGGAGCGCGAGGAAGACCGCGAAGAACTAGATGAGCGCGTTGTAGATATCAGCCGCGTGGCGAAGGTGGTGAAGGGTGGGCGACGCTTTGCCTTCCGCACCGTCGTGATCGTTGGCGATAACAAAGGGCGCGTTGGGATCGGCGTTGGCAAGTCACGTGGCGTGCCAGATTCGATCCGCAAAGGGACAGACTCTGCCCGCAAGAAGATGCTGCGCGTCTCCCTTGTAGGGACGACCATCCCCCATGCGGTAACGGCGAAGTTTGGCGGGGCAATCGTTATGCTCCGCCCGGCAACGCCCGGTACGGGGGTTATTGCTGGCGGGGGCGTTCGTGCCGTCCTAGAGGCGGTGGGCGTCCGCGATATTCTGAGCAAAAGTCAGGGCAGCAACAACACACTCAATGTCGCCTATGCGACCTTCATGGCGCTTCAGCAATTGCGCAGTGCCGAGGAGATCGCCCGGATGCGCGGCAAGAGTGTGGAAGAGACGAAGCCGTTTTTCCTGCGGCGCAGTAAAGACTAG
- a CDS encoding 50S ribosomal protein L18, with protein MDKAQARREAKIRRHIRLRKKVKGTGERPRLAVFRSLEHIYAQVIDDVQGHTLVSASTVDPEVRKQITGTKTDEAKLVGKIVAERAKNAGVTQVVFDRGGTQYTGRVKALAEAAREAGLDF; from the coding sequence ATGGATAAGGCACAAGCAAGACGGGAAGCGAAAATCCGCCGCCATATCCGCCTTCGCAAAAAGGTGAAGGGTACGGGGGAGCGCCCACGTTTGGCGGTCTTTCGCAGCCTTGAACACATCTATGCGCAGGTGATCGACGACGTGCAGGGGCATACCCTCGTTTCAGCGTCTACCGTTGACCCGGAAGTGCGCAAGCAGATTACGGGGACGAAGACCGACGAAGCGAAATTGGTTGGCAAGATTGTTGCCGAACGGGCGAAAAATGCCGGTGTGACACAAGTCGTCTTTGATCGCGGCGGGACACAATATACGGGGCGGGTGAAGGCGTTGGCAGAGGCGGCGCGTGAAGCCGGTCTCGATTTCTAA
- the rplF gene encoding 50S ribosomal protein L6, whose product MSRIGKQPISLPAKVQVTIEGQHIKVKGPKGELSRTIHANMKIAQEDGTLTVTRPNDERENRALHGLTRALVNNMVVGVTTGFKKMLNIEGVGYRAEMKGSTLVLYLGYSHPIEVKPIEGITFSVGERGVVLTIEGMDKQLVGQVASDIREIRPPEPYLGKGVRYSDETIRRKAGKAGKGK is encoded by the coding sequence ATGTCTCGTATCGGGAAACAGCCGATCAGCCTCCCGGCAAAGGTGCAAGTCACCATCGAGGGGCAGCACATCAAGGTGAAAGGTCCGAAGGGCGAACTGAGCCGTACCATTCACGCCAATATGAAAATCGCCCAAGAGGACGGCACACTGACCGTCACGCGCCCCAATGATGAGCGCGAAAACCGCGCCCTTCATGGGCTGACGCGGGCGCTCGTCAACAATATGGTGGTGGGCGTCACCACTGGCTTCAAAAAGATGCTCAATATCGAGGGTGTTGGGTATCGTGCCGAAATGAAGGGGTCAACCCTTGTTCTCTATTTAGGCTATTCTCACCCTATTGAAGTGAAACCCATTGAGGGAATCACCTTTAGCGTTGGGGAGCGCGGTGTTGTCCTCACCATTGAGGGGATGGATAAGCAGCTTGTTGGGCAGGTTGCCTCAGACATACGCGAAATCCGTCCGCCTGAGCCGTACCTCGGCAAGGGTGTTCGTTACAGTGATGAAACCATCCGTCGCAAGGCGGGTAAGGCGGGCAAGGGTAAATAA
- the rpsH gene encoding 30S ribosomal protein S8: MISDPIADMFTRIRNALMVKHAQVSMPTSKLKVAISAILLREGYIEGFTVSEDAKPVLTIDLKYAGVRRERRPVISSIKRVSTPGRRVYTSKGDIPWVLSGMGIALVSTSKGLMTGEEARRAGVGGEVIGYVW; this comes from the coding sequence ATGATTTCCGATCCGATTGCCGATATGTTCACGCGCATTCGTAATGCGCTTATGGTAAAGCACGCTCAGGTGTCTATGCCCACCAGCAAGCTCAAGGTGGCAATTTCCGCCATTTTGCTGCGCGAAGGCTACATCGAAGGCTTTACCGTTTCCGAAGACGCCAAGCCCGTCCTGACGATTGATTTGAAGTATGCCGGGGTGCGCCGTGAGCGCCGTCCGGTTATCTCCAGCATCAAGCGCGTTAGCACGCCGGGTCGCCGCGTTTACACCAGCAAGGGCGACATCCCCTGGGTTCTCAGCGGGATGGGCATTGCCCTCGTCAGCACCTCCAAAGGCTTAATGACGGGCGAAGAAGCCCGCCGTGCGGGGGTTGGTGGCGAAGTGATCGGCTACGTTTGGTAA
- a CDS encoding type Z 30S ribosomal protein S14 yields MAKKSIVTRETRRKFKVRVRNRCQHIDPRSGKVCGRPRGYISRFGLCRIHFRELALEGKLPGVVKSSW; encoded by the coding sequence ATGGCAAAGAAGTCCATTGTCACGCGGGAGACACGCCGCAAATTCAAAGTGCGTGTGCGCAACCGCTGCCAACACATTGATCCGCGCTCCGGCAAGGTTTGCGGGCGTCCTCGCGGGTATATTAGCCGCTTTGGTCTGTGCCGTATCCACTTCCGGGAACTCGCTCTAGAGGGCAAGCTCCCCGGTGTGGTGAAATCAAGCTGGTAG
- the rplE gene encoding 50S ribosomal protein L5 — translation MATLNLKQHYKDTVVAELMKEFRYSNVMQVPRILKVSLNIGVGEAIDNAKALDGAVEDLTKIAGQKPVITKAKTSIATFKLREGKAIGVKVTLRGERMWAFLDRLINIALPRTRDFRGISGNAFDGRGNYTLGLREQLIFPEIEYDKIDKVRGMEVSIVTTATTDEEGRRLLKLLGMPFREN, via the coding sequence ATGGCAACCCTGAACCTGAAACAGCACTATAAAGACACCGTTGTGGCGGAACTGATGAAAGAGTTTCGCTATAGCAATGTGATGCAGGTCCCGCGCATCTTGAAAGTCTCCCTTAATATTGGTGTTGGGGAGGCGATTGATAACGCCAAGGCGCTTGATGGCGCGGTGGAAGACCTGACCAAGATCGCCGGACAAAAACCGGTGATTACGAAGGCAAAAACCAGCATTGCCACCTTCAAACTGCGCGAAGGGAAGGCAATCGGCGTCAAAGTCACCCTCCGTGGGGAGCGGATGTGGGCGTTCTTAGACCGCCTGATCAACATCGCCCTCCCCCGTACTCGTGACTTTCGTGGGATTAGTGGGAACGCCTTCGACGGGCGCGGAAACTACACCCTCGGTCTGCGGGAACAACTGATCTTCCCAGAGATCGAATATGACAAGATCGACAAGGTGCGCGGCATGGAAGTATCCATCGTCACCACCGCGACGACAGATGAAGAAGGGCGGCGGCTGCTCAAGCTGCTTGGTATGCCCTTCCGCGAGAACTAA
- a CDS encoding 50S ribosomal protein L24 translates to MQGIKKGDTVKVIAGKDKGQQGQVLDVLTKDNRVVVERVNIVKKAQRRQQVGRNQVGGIIEFEAPIDRSNVMLICTKCAEATRVNFRFNEEGQKVRVCKKCGQDID, encoded by the coding sequence ATGCAGGGGATCAAAAAGGGCGACACCGTGAAGGTTATCGCCGGAAAAGACAAAGGGCAGCAGGGACAAGTTTTGGACGTGCTGACCAAAGACAATCGGGTCGTGGTTGAACGGGTGAATATCGTCAAGAAGGCACAACGTCGGCAGCAGGTTGGGCGGAATCAGGTTGGAGGGATCATCGAATTTGAAGCCCCGATTGACCGTTCCAATGTCATGCTGATTTGCACCAAATGTGCTGAGGCAACCCGTGTCAACTTCCGGTTCAATGAAGAAGGACAAAAAGTGCGCGTCTGCAAAAAGTGCGGACAGGATATTGACTAG
- the rplN gene encoding 50S ribosomal protein L14 translates to MIQQETRLKVADNTGARELLVIRVMGGSRRRYGYVGDVVIATVKNAAPQGMVKKSEVVRAVIVRVNKEYRRDDGSYIRFDDNAAVILEAEGENPRGTRVFGPVAREIRAKGFTKIAALAPETL, encoded by the coding sequence ATGATCCAGCAAGAGACTAGGCTGAAGGTTGCCGATAACACCGGGGCGCGGGAACTTCTCGTCATCCGTGTTATGGGCGGCAGCCGCCGTCGTTATGGGTATGTCGGCGATGTTGTCATCGCCACCGTGAAAAACGCCGCGCCGCAAGGCATGGTGAAAAAGAGCGAGGTCGTGCGGGCGGTGATCGTCCGCGTGAACAAAGAATATCGTCGTGACGATGGCTCGTACATTCGTTTTGACGATAATGCTGCGGTCATTTTAGAAGCGGAGGGTGAGAACCCGCGAGGCACCCGCGTGTTCGGGCCCGTTGCGCGTGAAATCCGCGCCAAAGGCTTCACAAAGATCGCTGCGCTAGCACCGGAAACACTCTAG